From the genome of Calliopsis andreniformis isolate RMS-2024a unplaced genomic scaffold, iyCalAndr_principal scaffold0022, whole genome shotgun sequence:
CAGCAGGGATCAGTCACGCGAGTTCACTACCGCGAATCCGGATCGTCCACGTCCTCGGTATCGTCCGCGGCACCGGTATCGACGGAAGAGCCGCGCGGACAGGACACAGGAAGCTGGACCACGTCACGCGACGTGGTTCGTCGACGGAGACGAACACCAGGACGAACCGCCGGGGACGCTAGCGTTCCCGACCTCGTGCCCATGCGGCTCGACCCGCCTGGATTCACGGGACCACCCACATCCAACGACCAGAGCAACGGGAATGATGATCGTTCGTCCTCGAGCAAACCTTTCGAGCTTCCTCCGCGCGTTCCCGCTAAGCGAGCCATCGAGAGTCTCCAGGAGCCAGGATCGCCTCGAGGAGGATTGGATCGTCGCTGTTATCGGTTCGAAACGGTTCAGGACAGGCCTGAAACCAGACACGCCACTGCCTTTCACGTCTCTTACGGTTCTGTTTCTCGTAGCGAGGTGCGCGCGCGCGTTCGCGCGTTCCCGAGTATTTTGGAGGAAGCGCGGCGAGGCTCAGGATCACGCCACAACGACCACGAGCCACTGCGTGGACGCGCCGAGGGAGAACGCGACTTCCACCGCGACGACGATCCCCACGATCGGATCGCCTCGCGACGATCTTCTCGCGGCGGATGCGAGAAGGCGAGAACGAAGCGGAAGAAGGCTCGAGGACGCGGCATTCTCGGGGAGCACGTCGACCTCCCCCGAATTCCTATCGCGGATGCCACGAACGCTTCCTCCGCCGATGCGTTCGCTCACACTGCCCACAACGACTTCGAGAACACTGGCGATATCAGTGTTCCGTCTACCGAAGAGGACTCTCGAGGAGAAAAGATTCGTCGGGATTGCGAGGAAGAGGCGAAAGAAAGCGACGATGTGTCGTGGCTTGAGAGGAGAGGCTCCGCAGAGTTTAGGGAGCGTCAACGCCGTGAACCTTCGCGCCTCGAGGGTGCTGGCGGAGGAGGCAGAAGCGACTACACTGCCCGGTTCCAGGAGCCGATTACCAACGGGAGCCGCTGCCACGACAAGCTCGCGATCAACGGACCAACGAAGGTGTCGCATTCGCGCGGTAAAAAGTACGGGCTGCTGTTCATCTTGTATCTACTGGCTTGGCCGCTCGTGTGTTCGACGAACCCCTCCGGGCAGTTCGCCTCGGATTTCGCCCAGAGTCCATCCCTCGGCTTCACTGAAAACCTTCCGCAGCACAACGTCTCACAGATCTCGTCCCTGCTGTCGGCGAACCTGGcgaagcagcaacagcagcatcaacagcaacaacagcagcagcaacagcagcaccaTCGCCAGACGGAGAAGCAGCATCGCTCGAGGGAACAGTACGTCCAGGACGCCGAATACGGGGGAGAAGGGCATCGTCGCGGTGGTCGTGAGGaggaggagcagcgacaggagcagcagcagcaggAGCAGCGAGAGGAACGAGAGGCGGAGGAGTCGTCGTACCAGGACCAGCAGGCTGCCACCGAGACGGTGCACCCTTACAACGAATACAACTGGGAGGTGAACCAGATAAACCCTTGGCTATCGGCCTGCGACCTGGCGGGCCCAGCGCCGGCCGATCTTCAGGGTAGCTGCGGTCCACCGGAAGTGCCCAAGAACTGCCCGACCGCCTGCGTGCCGACCTTCAGGGGGGACGACACCGTGTTCCACGAGGTGATGGAGAAGGTCGAGGTCACCGAGGGGGGCTCCTGGTCGGCTGGAAGGGACGCTGAGCGGTCCCAATCGGATTCCAGCGGGAGGAAGGGGGAGGGAAGAGGAGGAAGCGATCGAGAGAAATCCGAGGGCGTACGGACGGCTCCGGAACAGTGCCTTTTTTATCTCGAGGAGTCGCATAAGAGGGACATCTGTCGGGATGATTTTGGCCGGACCAGTACGCGAAGTTTTTTAACCCCGAGGGAGAATCGATATTGGTTCATGAGCGGGTTGCGTCTGCGGCACTGCTGCGAGCACGCGGTGGTCAACGCCCTGGCACCCGGCAAGGGCGGTCCGCTCGAGAACGTGCTAAATGGTGGCCAGAAGTGCGCCGATGccctggacaagctgttgctcgTCGACGCGTTAGCCGCGAGATTGCATTGTGAGTTCGAGGAAGTGCTGGCGCGTTACGACTGCGGCCAGCCCTATTCGGTCATCTTCAACTGCACCCATTGCAAGGTAACGTACCTCCACACGTTTATGCTACATTATCTTTGCTTTGCTCGCATGCTTCACGCTTGCTTCGCTCGTCTGGAGGGCAAGATGCGCTTTGGGATATCGACGAGCGCAGGGTACTAATCTGGCTTTATGGAGGTCGTAAAATAGGGGAGGGCGCGTCGCGCTTAAACGCATCCCGCTGTCCAAAGCTCTTCGAGATCGGTGTGCGCCGTTTCCGCCACGCCGTTTCGTTGACCATCTTTCCAGCGAGTTACCGTCGCCTCGTTTGCTCTTATACACTCTGCGTGGGTGGTTACGAGCTCGTCCTACGAGGGTACGGTATCGAAGTGTTAATCGTTGATTTTGATGAAGTCTCCATAAAAAGTTCTTACGACGATATTCGACCTGCATTTCTTTTCTATCGCTCTGAGGTAACAGCCTCGGGAAATTGGGGGTGGAAAATATATAAGTACGGTATTTGATTTAGTGTCTCGAAAATTAGAGGGTGGTTGGGAAATATCTGCTCTCGAGAAGTTTCTTTCTTCCCTCCGCTGTAATTTCTCTTTGAGGATCGCGTGTCGCAGCTGACATTCTAAGTTTATTTATAAAAGATCCTCCATTTCCCTAGTTCCACGCGAAACAGAGCGTTAAATTCGCAAAATCCTGATTCATCGTAATTTCCTCTTGCACTTGTCCACTTGGCCGCTTCCTTCGGCGACATCGATACTATTATCGACTTTGAATTGTTTGCTCGACGCGTTTCAGTAACTTCCAGCCTCCGTCTGCGCGACATACTTATGCCGACGAATTAATAAGCGTCGGTGCTTGACGGATCGATACAAGTTGCTGCCGCGGAGGAACTCGTTCAAATTTCATTGGCAATTTGACACACGGCAACCTTTCAGCGATTCCCCTTTTCCGCGGGGATGGCTCGTCGTTATTTCGAGCGTCTCGATACTTCGCTTGGTAATCCGGTTACTCGATCGCCGAAACAAATAAGCGTATCTTTCAGGGGGCGTCGTTTCATTCGATTATAATGCCGGTTCGCAGGGAATTAACAGTGGGAAACGAGCCATTGTCTCCGAGCGAATAAAATGTGCGCTCTCGGAGCATAGAATAGAACGATCGCGAAAAAGAATTCCCACGGTATTAGGGGGTAGAAAGAAGGTGGCGACGATTTGGCAGTCGCGTTAGAATGGGAATCAACTCCTTTGTTTCGAGATCTTGTCGCATTGCACTTGGCAAGCGTGGGCGAGTTAGCGAGCGCGTGCAGGATGCGCCAGGAGAACGACCTCTTCTGCAATCAGCGCTAATAAGCGTTTCGGCCAGAAAACCGTGCAATTAGGAACGGATTCAATTTGCCCTTACCCCTACCACTCCCTTCTTCTGCCTCTTATGGAGCCCCTGGATGATTTTTTTCAGGGAGACTTGGCGAGAAGACTTCATTCCAGAACACAGCATTTTCCGTCCCTTCGTCAGATTCCCTGCACGTACAGACCCTAGGTTCCCTTGGTTTACGCGCGGTAAAACTTTGTCCCTTCTCGCGCGTGCAACCGTATTAAAGATTTCTTCGTGTCACCGACGTGTAGCCCCGCTCGGTTTCTCTGCTCATTAGATTTGATCGAATCTTCGATAGAAGAGAGTTATCTTCTCCTTCCAACTTCAATTTTATATCTCCGCTCTCTTCCATTAAAAAAATTTCTTCTTTAATTCTATTCTGTGATACGATGCACAAGGTTATCGAAGTTTGAATGAAATTGGTTCACCTTCTTTCGAAAAAGAGGATGATTCCTCGAGTCAGAAGTATCGCGGAATTTCTTCATTCACTTTCATGGATCTCTCTCGCGCGTAGTAATCGCGGCAGACCATTTCCACCGTAACGGAAGTAAAACTTCCGTGAACGATAATAGCTGCGAGTATATAGAGAGCATCGCTATCTTTCTTCCACGCAGCAAATCCTATTATAAGCCGATTCTACCCCGCGCCGTCGTCTTAAAACGCGAGAAGATTATGATGTAGACTGTGAGAGCTGAGAGATATTACCTGTAGGCGATGTGCTAGGTTGGCGGTTGTATCTATCGGTTATCGAGCCGACCGGATAGTCGGAATTAGTCTGTTCTCGTTACTCGCCAATTTATCGGCAACTTTCATCGAGCCGCCAAGATAAATCCCACTAAAAGTTCGATTAAAGAATCGCTCGCCTTTGGGCAATTGCTCCCCGAGTAGAATTTACTCGAAACTGCTTCGACCGCTCTCAGATTTAACCACGGGAAACTTATAGCCTAATAAGGAAGATAATCATGTACACTAGCGACCAAAACTTCTCGATCGTTTAGCGAATTAAGGAGTTCTCGTTAAACAAATCGTTTAGAGGACCTGAGTTTCTATAAACGACCTGCTACTTCCCAATCGAAGGAAACTTTACTATAGACGTGATAACTCTCAGCGAAAACTGACCTGAAACTTTTAATCGCCATTGCAAATATTCTAATAGCACAAATTAACAACAGGTAGAAAAATACCTCCCTCTCAACTCACAGCCTCGTATTCGCGAAATTCAAATCTCGCTACAAAGCTTCTTAATTCGCAGAAACGAGAAGCGTTTCCCTGAAAGAATGTCAGAGATAAGGATTCTGAACCGTTTCCGTGCCCCGAGCGAAATGCATTTCTTTGAAACGATCCGTCGACCGATCCCCTTCTGGCCAGGCGTCCTCGTATCACCGGAGACTCTTAATTC
Proteins encoded in this window:
- the Mid1 gene encoding calcium-permeable channel component Mid1, which gives rise to MRLDPPGFTGPPTSNDQSNGNDDRSSSSKPFELPPRVPAKRAIESLQEPGSPRGGLDRRCYRFETVQDRPETRHATAFHVSYGSVSRSEVRARVRAFPSILEEARRGSGSRHNDHEPLRGRAEGERDFHRDDDPHDRIASRRSSRGGCEKARTKRKKARGRGILGEHVDLPRIPIADATNASSADAFAHTAHNDFENTGDISVPSTEEDSRGEKIRRDCEEEAKESDDVSWLERRGSAEFRERQRREPSRLEGAGGGGRSDYTARFQEPITNGSRCHDKLAINGPTKVSHSRGKKYGLLFILYLLAWPLVCSTNPSGQFASDFAQSPSLGFTENLPQHNVSQISSLLSANLAKQQQQHQQQQQQQQQQHHRQTEKQHRSREQYVQDAEYGGEGHRRGGREEEEQRQEQQQQEQREEREAEESSYQDQQAATETVHPYNEYNWEVNQINPWLSACDLAGPAPADLQGSCGPPEVPKNCPTACVPTFRGDDTVFHEVMEKVEVTEGGSWSAGRDAERSQSDSSGRKGEGRGGSDREKSEGVRTAPEQCLFYLEESHKRDICRDDFGRTSTRSFLTPRENRYWFMSGLRLRHCCEHAVVNALAPGKGGPLENVLNGGQKCADALDKLLLVDALAARLHCEFEEVLARYDCGQPYSVIFNCTHCKEAYRKWVCSSLVPYFAHGGPQDLDFSENSWAGSRLRPCRSFCQSVEQRCPYLLPGDRAPAYPTQYAGEPTFLCRDPNIPETGEQAARALHGNEEDECCFHACSEERPEAGLCANCTGRDLRKPRRTYDPPTAPYCEIAPIQPASTGGQYPQPGSTESNLDDQGDESSTMSSTSLVQLQQGASLCGSGGVGSMPSVSSSARSLILPQLLWLCSLLTSLLDILRTMFWVPRALARLVTVLCGGSGAEKRGQLLAWLHRRSCRVSYFDARHGARWLLEKWVMVERRCRGWWCWCWWWWRWRRTSGGREKVRARWSPGRWIDFRSTPRDWVRHWTRRFGEFAVKWRWWWWWLYRWWRSRRMRRGSMDLGGGKGRARAPRGLRDRRRRKRSEDWGDAWHSLLRRRHFRLSSRKDPP